A single window of Senegalia massiliensis DNA harbors:
- a CDS encoding ABC transporter ATP-binding protein has product MLRKFASYYKPHKKLFILDMVCAFFMALIDLVFPMVTRELTNDIIPNGKMRELYIITGTLILLFILRALFNYIVDYWGHVVGARMEANMRKDLFSHLQTLPFSYFDKVRTGHIMSRIVNDLREISELAHHGPEDLFLSVIMLIGSFILMFTINVPLTLVVFIFVPLMLFFALKKRKKMNEAFREVKRKIANVNAQVEDSISGIRVSKSFTNEEYEMYKFELGNREFKDSREYAFKSMAEFFTGMNFLINMLNLVVVSVGGIFIYNGTMNIPDLLAFLLFINFFMQPIRRLTQFTQQFQSGMTGFERFLQILEVKPDIIDSNDAMELDNVKGDIKFEDVTFSYDEEETVLAGMNLDITSGKTLALVGPSGGGKSTLCNLIPRFYEVDKGSITIDGIDIKDIKIKSLREHIGFVQQDVFLFTGTIEENILYGRSDATHEEVIKAAKSANIHDFIISLPNGYKTYIGEKGVRLSGGQKQRISIARVFLKNPPILILDEATSALDNETEIKIQKALEELSKGRTTIVIAHRLSTIKNADKIVVLTDKGIEEVGTHEDLIDNKGLYSKLYKSQFKGYIPDEVA; this is encoded by the coding sequence ATGTTAAGAAAATTTGCATCATATTATAAGCCACACAAAAAGCTATTTATATTAGATATGGTATGTGCTTTTTTTATGGCTTTGATTGATTTAGTATTTCCTATGGTAACACGTGAGTTAACTAATGATATTATACCAAACGGAAAAATGAGGGAATTATATATAATTACAGGAACTTTAATTTTACTTTTTATATTAAGAGCATTGTTTAATTATATAGTAGATTATTGGGGACATGTTGTTGGTGCAAGAATGGAAGCAAATATGCGAAAAGATTTGTTTTCTCACCTTCAAACATTACCTTTTAGTTATTTTGATAAAGTAAGAACAGGTCATATTATGTCTAGAATAGTAAATGATTTAAGAGAAATATCAGAGTTAGCTCATCATGGTCCTGAGGATTTATTTTTATCAGTTATAATGCTAATAGGATCTTTTATTTTAATGTTTACTATAAATGTTCCACTTACATTAGTAGTATTTATATTTGTACCTTTAATGTTATTTTTTGCGTTGAAAAAAAGGAAGAAAATGAATGAAGCATTTAGAGAAGTGAAAAGAAAAATAGCTAATGTAAATGCTCAAGTTGAAGATAGTATATCTGGTATAAGGGTATCTAAATCTTTCACAAATGAAGAATATGAAATGTATAAATTTGAATTAGGGAATAGAGAGTTTAAAGATTCACGAGAATATGCATTTAAATCTATGGCAGAATTCTTTACAGGAATGAATTTTTTAATAAATATGTTGAATTTAGTTGTTGTAAGTGTAGGAGGTATTTTTATATATAATGGTACTATGAATATACCTGACTTATTGGCATTTTTATTATTTATAAATTTCTTTATGCAACCAATTAGGAGACTTACTCAATTTACACAGCAGTTTCAATCAGGCATGACTGGCTTTGAAAGATTTTTACAAATATTAGAAGTTAAACCTGATATAATTGATTCTAATGATGCAATGGAGTTAGATAATGTTAAAGGGGATATAAAATTTGAGGATGTAACATTTTCGTATGATGAAGAAGAAACAGTGCTTGCAGGAATGAATTTAGATATAACTAGTGGAAAAACATTGGCACTTGTAGGGCCTTCAGGTGGTGGAAAATCAACTTTGTGTAACTTAATTCCAAGATTTTACGAAGTAGATAAAGGAAGTATAACTATTGATGGTATAGATATAAAGGATATCAAAATAAAATCATTAAGAGAACATATTGGATTTGTACAACAAGATGTGTTTTTATTTACTGGTACTATTGAAGAAAATATTCTTTATGGTAGATCAGATGCTACACATGAGGAAGTTATAAAAGCAGCAAAAAGTGCTAATATTCATGATTTTATTATATCATTACCTAATGGATATAAAACATATATTGGAGAAAAAGGAGTTAGATTATCTGGTGGACAAAAGCAAAGAATTTCTATAGCTAGAGTTTTCCTTAAAAATCCACCAATATTAATACTTGACGAGGCAACTAGTGCTTTAGATAATGAAACTGAAATAAAAATACAAAAAGCATTAGAAGAATTATCTAAGGGACGAACAACTATAGTAATAGCTCATAGATTGTCTACAATCAAAAATGCAGATAAAATTGTAGTACTAACAGATAAAGGAATAGAAGAAGTAGGTACACATGAAGACTTAATTGATAATAAAGGATTATATTCTAAATTATATAAATCACAATTTAAAGGATATATTCCTGATGAAGTAGCATAA
- a CDS encoding hemerythrin domain-containing protein, with the protein MNSIDVLVNEHNNIKRVLKIIRCICVNMVEGNKVEIDDFSKIIDFIRNYADKYHHGKEEEMLFKYMQEDLSSDIGEGPVRGMFIEHDYARSFIMNLEIAIKKYKSGNTESKVDIIANAIGYANLLNNHILKEDNVIYKYAITHLPKETINKMNKEFEILEQKQENIEKRKKYIDLIEKLSKKYNC; encoded by the coding sequence ATGAATTCAATAGATGTTTTAGTCAATGAACATAATAATATAAAAAGAGTTTTAAAAATCATTAGGTGTATTTGTGTAAATATGGTAGAAGGAAATAAAGTAGAGATAGATGATTTTTCAAAAATTATTGATTTTATCAGAAATTACGCAGATAAATATCATCATGGTAAAGAAGAAGAAATGCTATTTAAATATATGCAAGAAGATTTATCTTCTGATATAGGTGAAGGACCTGTTAGAGGGATGTTCATCGAGCATGATTATGCAAGAAGTTTTATTATGAACTTGGAAATAGCTATAAAAAAATATAAAAGCGGTAATACCGAATCCAAAGTAGATATAATTGCAAATGCTATAGGATATGCAAATTTACTAAATAACCATATCCTTAAAGAGGATAATGTGATTTACAAATATGCTATAACTCATCTACCTAAAGAAACTATAAATAAAATGAATAAAGAATTTGAAATCTTAGAACAAAAACAAGAAAATATAGAAAAAAGAAAAAAATATATAGATTTAATTGAAAAATTAAGTAAAAAATATAACTGCTAA
- a CDS encoding GntR family transcriptional regulator encodes MDFNNNIPIYIQIMNYIKRLIAKGELKNGDKIISVRDMSEKFKVNPNTVQRAYSELERSNITFTKRGMGTFVTEDKGIMFNLKDELCKEIISSFLDNMKELGFNKTEIVNIINEELERGN; translated from the coding sequence ATGGATTTTAATAATAATATACCTATTTATATTCAGATAATGAACTATATAAAGAGACTTATAGCAAAAGGGGAATTAAAAAATGGAGATAAGATAATATCAGTACGAGACATGTCAGAAAAATTTAAAGTTAATCCAAACACAGTGCAAAGAGCATATAGTGAACTTGAAAGGTCAAATATTACTTTCACAAAAAGAGGTATGGGTACATTTGTGACTGAAGATAAGGGAATAATGTTTAATTTAAAAGATGAATTATGTAAAGAAATAATAAGTTCCTTTTTGGATAATATGAAGGAATTAGGTTTTAATAAAACCGAAATAGTTAATATAATAAATGAAGAATTAGAAAGGGGAAATTAA
- a CDS encoding ABC transporter ATP-binding protein, producing MSNIVEMKNLTKKYMKKTALKDVNLNIEKGKIIGLLGPNGSGKTTMIKILMGILTQSKGEVYIAGKKPGTETKSMVSYLPDRNFLYKWMKIKDAIDLFDDFYNDFDREKAKRLLEFMELEENMKVTKLSKGMQEKLNLTLVLSRNAKLYILDEPIAGVDPVAREKILDAIINNYNEDSSMLITTHLVHDLERVFEEVAFLKNGEIVLNGNVESLRNERNMSVDELYREVFK from the coding sequence TTGAGTAATATTGTTGAAATGAAAAATTTAACGAAAAAATACATGAAAAAAACTGCCTTAAAAGATGTGAATCTAAATATTGAAAAAGGTAAGATAATTGGACTTCTAGGACCAAATGGTAGTGGGAAAACTACTATGATTAAAATTCTTATGGGGATACTTACACAATCTAAAGGAGAAGTATATATTGCAGGAAAGAAACCAGGAACAGAAACTAAATCTATGGTGTCATATTTACCTGATAGAAATTTTTTATATAAATGGATGAAGATAAAAGACGCTATTGATTTATTTGATGATTTTTATAATGACTTTGATAGAGAAAAAGCAAAAAGACTTTTAGAATTTATGGAGTTAGAAGAAAATATGAAAGTAACAAAGCTATCTAAAGGAATGCAAGAAAAGTTGAATTTAACATTAGTATTATCAAGAAATGCAAAATTATATATATTAGATGAGCCTATTGCAGGAGTAGATCCTGTGGCAAGAGAAAAGATACTAGATGCTATAATTAATAATTATAATGAAGATAGTTCAATGTTAATAACTACTCACTTAGTACATGATCTTGAAAGAGTGTTTGAAGAAGTGGCATTTCTTAAAAATGGTGAAATAGTTTTAAATGGAAATGTGGAAAGTTTAAGAAATGAAAGAAATATGTCTGTAGATGAATTATATAGGGAGGTTTTTAAGTAA
- a CDS encoding Fe(3+) ABC transporter substrate-binding protein: MKKIILIFTLFLTSLLAIGCSDESSVEDSDTTSSKNQESKGAVNVYTDRHYDTDESLYEAFTEDTGIEVNIVKAKSDELIERLSREGESTEADVLITADAGRLHRAKSKDLLQSVESDVLSQNVPENLKDVDNTWYGLTIRGRVIVYSEERVSPEELSTYQDLTSDKWKEKILVRSSSNIYNQSLLASFIELYGEKEAEKWAEGIVNNMARKPQGNDRDQAKAIVAGEGDLAIMNTYYIGKMLNSSDPEEVEVANKIGVFFPNKETEGTHINVSGAGITKNSKNKENALKLIEFLSGEKAQKEFAEANYEYPVNKNVEPSELLKSWGNFNAQDINLSILGEYNSEAVKIFDRVGWK, from the coding sequence ATGAAAAAAATAATATTAATTTTCACGTTATTTTTAACTTCACTATTAGCCATAGGTTGTAGTGATGAGTCATCTGTAGAAGATTCAGATACAACAAGTTCAAAAAATCAAGAAAGTAAGGGAGCTGTTAATGTATATACAGATAGACATTATGATACAGATGAATCTTTATATGAAGCATTCACAGAAGATACAGGGATAGAAGTTAATATAGTAAAAGCAAAATCAGATGAATTAATTGAAAGGCTATCTAGAGAAGGGGAATCTACAGAAGCTGATGTACTTATAACTGCTGATGCTGGAAGATTGCATAGAGCAAAGTCTAAAGATTTACTTCAATCGGTAGAGAGTGATGTTTTATCACAAAATGTTCCTGAAAACTTAAAAGATGTAGATAATACATGGTATGGGTTAACAATTAGAGGAAGAGTTATAGTTTATTCAGAGGAAAGAGTTAGTCCTGAAGAATTATCCACATATCAAGACTTAACTTCAGATAAGTGGAAAGAAAAAATATTAGTTAGATCATCTTCAAACATATATAATCAATCATTATTAGCTTCATTTATTGAATTATATGGAGAGAAAGAAGCAGAAAAATGGGCAGAAGGTATAGTTAATAATATGGCTAGAAAACCACAAGGAAATGATAGAGATCAAGCTAAAGCTATAGTAGCTGGAGAAGGTGATTTAGCAATAATGAATACTTACTATATAGGCAAAATGTTAAATTCTTCTGATCCAGAAGAAGTGGAAGTTGCAAATAAAATAGGTGTGTTTTTCCCTAATAAAGAAACTGAGGGTACACATATAAATGTAAGTGGAGCAGGAATAACAAAAAATTCTAAAAATAAAGAAAATGCTTTAAAATTAATTGAATTTTTATCTGGTGAAAAAGCTCAAAAAGAATTCGCTGAAGCAAATTATGAATATCCAGTTAATAAAAATGTAGAACCATCAGAATTACTAAAGTCTTGGGGAAATTTTAATGCTCAAGATATAAACTTATCAATATTAGGAGAATATAACTCTGAAGCTGTTAAAATATTTGATAGAGTTGGTTGGAAGTAA
- a CDS encoding iron ABC transporter permease encodes MKNHINAWSVISTIIILIIVVTNLNIIQNLFNGPNENWTHIKEYLLKDYLINTTKLIVFTGLISMILGTSLGWIVTVFEFPLRKFMKWTLVLPMAIPSYIGAYTYSGILDYTGTIQTFLRETLKISVDQKYFDIMNINGAVFIFSIFLYPYIYLITRSFLEKQSYDLIENGRILGNSQFKIFLKILLPISRPAIIGGVSLVILEVLNDYGVVKYFGIPAFSTAIFKAWFSMGDIDSAIRLSSILLMIVFLTFIIEKLIRGRRKYSFSNSKIRPINRQKLKGFKKWVVFSYSLIVLSLGFIIPTLQLIQWSIMSFRNVLDFEFIKLIMNSLFVSIISTLIILFIAIIISNFTRIEKGIISKIYSKITSIGYSIPGAVIAMAVILLLVKVDNILYNIYGLFGEQSSKLILSTSLFMLIFAYVIRFLAIGFNPIESGFDKIGKQFFEASQVLGKNITTTFFKVDLAMLRPAIITAFILVFVDILKELPLTLILRPFNFNTLATKSFEYANDEMIQESSISSIIIIIISALAIYALFKLENKEVD; translated from the coding sequence ATGAAGAATCATATAAATGCTTGGTCAGTAATAAGTACTATAATTATATTAATTATAGTAGTAACCAATTTAAATATAATACAAAATTTATTTAATGGTCCTAATGAAAATTGGACCCATATAAAAGAATATTTATTAAAAGATTATTTGATAAATACTACTAAATTAATCGTTTTTACTGGTTTAATTAGTATGATATTAGGCACTAGTCTAGGATGGATTGTAACTGTATTTGAATTCCCTTTAAGGAAATTCATGAAATGGACTTTAGTTCTTCCTATGGCTATACCATCATATATTGGAGCATATACTTATAGTGGAATATTAGATTATACAGGAACAATACAAACGTTTTTACGAGAAACCTTAAAAATTAGTGTAGATCAAAAATATTTTGATATTATGAATATTAATGGAGCAGTATTTATATTTTCAATATTTCTTTATCCATATATATATTTGATAACTAGATCATTTTTAGAGAAACAATCTTATGATTTGATAGAAAACGGTAGAATATTAGGCAATTCTCAATTTAAAATATTTTTAAAAATATTATTACCAATATCTAGACCAGCTATAATTGGTGGAGTTAGTTTAGTAATTCTAGAAGTTTTAAATGACTATGGAGTTGTAAAGTATTTTGGGATTCCAGCCTTTAGTACAGCTATATTTAAAGCTTGGTTTTCTATGGGAGATATAGATTCTGCAATCCGTCTTTCTTCTATTTTATTAATGATTGTATTTTTAACTTTTATTATAGAAAAATTAATAAGAGGACGAAGAAAATATAGTTTTAGCAATTCAAAAATAAGGCCTATAAATAGACAAAAATTAAAAGGGTTTAAGAAGTGGGTTGTATTTTCATATAGTTTAATAGTTCTTTCGTTAGGTTTTATTATACCTACATTGCAACTAATACAGTGGAGTATAATGTCCTTTAGAAATGTATTAGATTTTGAATTTATAAAATTAATAATGAACTCTTTATTTGTTTCAATAATTTCAACTTTAATAATACTTTTTATTGCAATAATCATATCAAATTTTACTCGAATAGAAAAAGGTATAATATCAAAAATATATTCTAAAATAACATCTATAGGATACTCTATTCCAGGAGCAGTAATTGCAATGGCTGTAATATTGTTATTAGTTAAAGTAGACAATATACTTTATAATATATATGGATTATTTGGAGAACAGTCTTCTAAATTAATTTTAAGTACAAGTTTATTTATGTTGATATTTGCTTATGTAATTAGATTTTTAGCAATAGGATTTAATCCAATAGAATCTGGTTTTGATAAAATAGGTAAACAATTTTTTGAAGCATCACAGGTTCTTGGAAAAAATATAACTACTACTTTTTTTAAGGTAGATTTAGCTATGTTGAGACCAGCAATAATCACAGCATTTATATTGGTGTTTGTAGATATATTAAAAGAGTTACCTCTTACATTAATATTGAGACCATTTAATTTTAATACATTAGCAACAAAATCTTTTGAGTATGCAAATGATGAAATGATTCAAGAGTCATCAATTTCATCAATCATAATAATTATTATTAGTGCATTAGCTATATATGCCTTATTTAAATTAGAGAATAAGGAGGTTGATTAA
- a CDS encoding ABC transporter ATP-binding protein: protein MFLSIEHLYFKYRNSKKYILNDFNMNIDRGDILSILGESGSGKSTILRLIAGLEEPNKGSIKLNKQILADDSNYILPEKRQIGMVFQDYALFPHMTVSKNIIFGLDRMNRKEKNKRLNEVLKLIDMVEYKDRYPYELSGGQQQRVALARAIAPQPSVLLMDEPFSNLDSELKSKIRKELKSILNKADITTIFVTHDKEDVKAIANKVILINNENSNQDKLVSKLI from the coding sequence TTGTTTCTAAGTATTGAACACTTATATTTTAAATATAGAAATAGTAAAAAGTATATTTTAAATGATTTCAATATGAATATAGATAGAGGAGATATTCTTTCTATACTAGGAGAAAGTGGAAGTGGAAAGAGTACTATTTTAAGATTAATTGCAGGACTGGAAGAGCCTAATAAAGGTTCAATTAAATTAAATAAACAAATATTAGCAGATGATAGTAATTATATTTTGCCTGAAAAAAGACAAATAGGTATGGTGTTTCAAGATTATGCTCTTTTTCCTCATATGACTGTTTCTAAAAATATTATTTTTGGACTAGATAGAATGAATCGAAAAGAAAAAAATAAAAGGCTTAATGAAGTGTTAAAATTAATTGATATGGTTGAATATAAAGATAGGTATCCATATGAGCTTAGTGGTGGTCAACAGCAAAGAGTTGCATTAGCTAGAGCTATAGCTCCTCAACCATCTGTATTATTAATGGATGAACCTTTTAGTAATTTAGATTCAGAATTAAAGTCTAAGATAAGGAAAGAATTAAAAAGCATACTTAATAAAGCAGATATAACTACTATTTTTGTTACTCATGATAAAGAAGATGTAAAAGCTATAGCGAATAAAGTAATTTTAATAAATAATGAAAATTCAAACCAAGATAAGTTAGTTAGTAAATTGATATAA
- a CDS encoding NAD(P)H-dependent flavin oxidoreductase — protein MNLPKLKIGNLIAKVPIVQGGMGVGVSLSNLAGTVAKNGGIGVISGVEIGFNELDYFSNKKGANIRALKKHIKKAKEISQDGIIGVNLMTVLNNFEELVKESIKSKVDIIFSGAGLPLNLPKFTKDSNTKIAPIVSSGKAAKIICKNWDRKYNVIPDAIVVEGPKAGGHLGFKKSDLDLEENNLINIVNSVLESITPFEKKYNKSIPIIAGGGIYSGEDIAKLIQSGASGVQIGTRFVATNECDASYAFKEQIINSKRNDIKLIKSPVGMIGRAVNNNFLEEVSLESRHPKGCISNCLKPCKPNKAPYCIADALINAQKGNLKDGFAFAGANAYKVNEITSVKSLINELINDVKNY, from the coding sequence ATGAATTTACCTAAACTTAAAATTGGAAATTTAATTGCTAAGGTTCCTATAGTCCAAGGAGGTATGGGTGTAGGTGTATCCTTATCTAATCTAGCTGGAACTGTAGCAAAAAATGGTGGCATTGGAGTGATTTCAGGAGTAGAAATAGGGTTTAATGAGCTTGATTACTTTTCAAATAAAAAAGGAGCTAATATAAGAGCCTTAAAAAAACATATAAAAAAAGCAAAAGAAATATCTCAAGATGGAATAATAGGAGTTAACTTAATGACTGTACTTAATAACTTCGAAGAATTAGTGAAAGAATCTATAAAATCAAAAGTTGATATTATTTTTTCAGGTGCAGGATTACCTTTAAATCTTCCTAAATTCACTAAAGACAGTAATACTAAAATTGCTCCTATAGTTTCTTCGGGAAAGGCTGCAAAAATAATTTGTAAAAATTGGGATAGAAAATATAATGTTATTCCAGATGCTATTGTAGTAGAAGGACCAAAAGCTGGAGGGCATTTAGGATTTAAAAAATCTGATTTAGATTTAGAAGAAAATAATTTAATTAATATTGTTAACTCTGTATTAGAGTCTATTACACCCTTTGAAAAAAAATATAATAAATCTATACCTATTATTGCAGGTGGTGGTATTTATAGTGGAGAAGATATCGCTAAATTAATTCAATCTGGAGCATCTGGAGTACAAATAGGAACTAGGTTTGTTGCTACCAATGAATGCGATGCATCTTATGCATTTAAAGAACAAATAATTAATTCTAAAAGAAATGATATTAAACTAATAAAAAGTCCTGTAGGTATGATAGGACGTGCAGTTAACAATAATTTTTTAGAAGAAGTTTCTTTAGAAAGTAGACATCCTAAAGGATGCATATCAAATTGTCTTAAACCATGTAAACCTAATAAAGCGCCTTATTGCATAGCTGATGCATTAATAAATGCACAAAAAGGTAATTTAAAAGATGGATTTGCATTTGCAGGTGCTAACGCTTATAAAGTTAATGAAATAACATCTGTAAAATCATTAATAAATGAATTAATAAATGATGTTAAAAACTATTAA